A section of the Streptomyces sp. NBC_00178 genome encodes:
- a CDS encoding transglutaminase-like domain-containing protein, whose product MNAQDSATAERRRRFAEEARAERPDLALLCLLLGAEAYAAPGPAGEADPYGIDAAQIELDRLAGLLPYGARDARAWASSLAELLGGRCGFTGSPPDYQRLESSLLQQVLRRRRGLPILLSVVWIEVARRAGAPVYGVALPGHYVVGFGDPAQRVLADPFAGGVPLSGEDAGLLVAGTTGAALEPSMLVPARPLETVLRILNNVRAWASARPERTDVALWALELSLLLPSHPARLRYERAQLLVQRGEFMRGAAEMDEYAEIVDGIEPTAAEAIRHRAQAARALLN is encoded by the coding sequence ATGAACGCCCAGGATTCCGCCACCGCCGAGCGACGGCGACGGTTCGCCGAGGAGGCGCGCGCCGAGCGCCCGGACCTCGCGCTGCTGTGCCTGCTGCTGGGGGCGGAGGCGTATGCGGCACCCGGCCCCGCCGGGGAGGCCGATCCGTACGGCATCGACGCCGCGCAGATCGAGCTCGACCGGCTGGCCGGCCTCCTCCCCTACGGCGCCCGCGACGCCCGCGCCTGGGCGTCCTCGCTCGCGGAACTCCTCGGCGGGCGCTGCGGTTTCACGGGCTCGCCGCCGGACTACCAGCGGCTCGAGTCATCGCTGCTGCAACAGGTGCTGCGGCGCCGCAGGGGACTGCCCATCCTGCTCTCCGTGGTCTGGATCGAGGTCGCGCGGCGGGCCGGCGCCCCCGTGTACGGGGTGGCCCTCCCCGGACACTACGTCGTCGGTTTCGGCGACCCGGCGCAGCGCGTGCTGGCCGACCCCTTCGCCGGGGGCGTCCCGTTGAGCGGCGAGGACGCCGGACTGCTGGTGGCCGGTACGACGGGGGCGGCGCTGGAGCCGTCGATGCTCGTACCCGCGAGGCCGCTGGAGACGGTGCTGCGCATCCTGAACAACGTCAGGGCCTGGGCGTCGGCCCGCCCCGAGCGCACCGACGTGGCGCTGTGGGCGCTCGAACTCTCCCTGCTGCTGCCCTCGCACCCGGCCAGGCTCCGCTACGAACGGGCCCAGCTCCTCGTGCAGCGGGGCGAGTTCATGCGCGGAGCGGCCGAGATGGACGAGTACGCCGAGATCGTCGACGGTATCGAGCCGACGGCGGCCGAGGCCATCCGCCATCGCGCCCAGGCCGCCAGGGCGCTGCTGAACTAG
- a CDS encoding GNAT family N-acetyltransferase translates to MEFTIGGQLEVRMTPADVGKRVSVRRVAEAPAEGARFTDTVGVLTSWDDGVLSVTTKQGRIVRIPESSLVAGKTVPPAPARRRGPAASFAELASATARAWQPVESEALGGWLLRAAGGFTRRANSALPLGDPGLPVGEALERVRAWYAARDLPAYVQASTGAEGTQERLCADLEDHGWRREVSAEVRIAALAPLGDLDADVSAVRTARETDAAWLSRYQRFETPGPHVLEVLGSGPSVWFASVPGEDADGVPAAIGRCVVDGRWAGFMAVEVGREYRRRGLATAVMAALARVALDEGASAAWLQVEADNEGARALYDGMGFATHHLYHHFRPA, encoded by the coding sequence GTGGAATTCACCATCGGCGGACAACTCGAGGTTCGCATGACACCCGCTGACGTGGGCAAACGCGTATCCGTGCGGCGCGTCGCCGAAGCACCCGCCGAGGGGGCCAGGTTCACCGATACGGTCGGAGTTCTCACATCCTGGGATGACGGCGTGCTGTCCGTCACGACGAAGCAGGGCCGGATTGTCCGCATTCCGGAATCCTCTCTGGTGGCGGGCAAGACCGTGCCCCCGGCCCCGGCACGCCGTCGCGGACCGGCCGCCTCCTTCGCGGAACTCGCCTCGGCCACCGCACGCGCCTGGCAGCCCGTGGAGAGCGAAGCGCTCGGCGGGTGGCTGCTGCGCGCCGCCGGCGGCTTCACGCGCCGCGCCAACTCCGCGCTCCCGCTGGGGGATCCGGGGCTCCCCGTCGGCGAGGCGCTGGAGCGCGTGAGGGCCTGGTACGCGGCCCGGGACCTGCCGGCGTACGTCCAGGCCTCCACGGGCGCCGAGGGCACGCAGGAGCGGCTGTGCGCGGATCTGGAGGACCACGGGTGGCGGCGCGAGGTGTCGGCCGAGGTCCGGATCGCGGCGCTGGCACCCCTGGGCGACCTGGACGCGGACGTCTCCGCCGTGCGGACGGCACGGGAGACGGACGCCGCGTGGCTCTCCCGCTACCAGCGTTTCGAGACCCCGGGGCCGCACGTGCTGGAGGTCCTGGGCAGCGGGCCCTCCGTGTGGTTCGCCTCCGTACCGGGCGAGGACGCCGACGGGGTCCCCGCCGCGATCGGCCGGTGCGTGGTGGACGGCCGCTGGGCCGGCTTCATGGCCGTCGAGGTGGGCCGGGAGTACCGGCGGCGCGGTCTGGCGACGGCCGTCATGGCGGCACTGGCGCGCGTGGCGCTCGACGAGGGCGCCTCGGCCGCGTGGCTGCAGGTGGAGGCGGACAATGAGGGGGCCCGTGCGCTGTACGACGGCATGGGCTTCGCGACCCACCACCTCTACCACCACTTCCGGCCCGCGTAG